CTCGCGCAAGGCGGACAAGGTGGAGCGGCGCGCCCACGCGGCGCCGGTCATCGGGGGCACGTCGCCCATTGGCGCGCTGCCCCCCACGCGCGAGCAGCCGCCGCGCGGCAGGTTGCCGGACCTCATCGACGAGGCGGGGCGTCAGCTCCAGACGCTGCGGGGGGGCCTGGGGGACGCGGCGAGGGCGGTGGCCCGGCTGGCGTCGCTGCCCTTCGAAGTGGTGCGCCTGGCGGCGCGGCGCTTCAACCCGCTTCACGGCTGAGCGCCTCGTGGAGCTGACACTCGTCTCGTACAACATCCACAGTGGCATCGGGACGGATGGACGGTTCGACCTGGAGCGCGTGGGCGGGGTGCTGCGCGAGGTGGGCGCGGACATCGTCGCCCTCCAGGAGGTGGGGGACTTCCGCGGGCGCACCTCGCGGGAGGACCAGCCCGAGTACCTGGCCCACCGGCTCGGCATGCACATGGCCTTCGGCCCCAACGTCGTGCGCGACGGGCGCCGGTACGGCAACGCCATCCTCACGCGCCTGCCCATCGTCCACTCGAAGAACTACGACCTGAGCGTGGGCCGGCGCGAGCCCCGGGGCGCGCTGCGGTGCGACCTCGACCTGGGGGACGGCCAGCAGCTCCACGTCTTCTCGCTCCACCTGGGGCTGCGCGTGTCGGAGCGGCGGCGTCAGGAGGCCCTCCTGCTCGGGTCGGACATCCTCCGGGACGCCGTGCGCAAGGACCCCGCCGTGGTGTGCGGGGACTTCAACTACTGGGGGAATGGGGCGGTGCCCTCCCTGGTGCGCAAGGCCATCCACGACGCCGCGCTGGCGCTGCACTCGCCCGCGCGGACCTACCCCACGCGCCTGCCGCTCTTGCGGTTGGATCGCATCTACGTGGACTCCGGCGTCCGCCCGCTCGCGATTTTTCCGCACCGCACGCGGCTCAGCCGGGTGGCCTCGGACCACCTGCCCCTGGTGCTGCGCTTCGAGGCGCCCATCGCCGTCGCGCCGTCCCGCTCTGCGCCGGTGCAGCTCATCGGCTAGCCTGGGGATACCGGCGGGCGCGTTGAATGGCCGACGCTTGCGGCCGCCGGACAGAAGTTCCGGGACGGGAGGTTGTCCCGGAGGACAGGGGTGCCTAGGTTGGCGCCACTTCTGTGAGGACGTGAGCGCTGGCCGGAGAAGGCATGCACGTGGGGAGCGAACAGACGGAGCGCGGAATCGCCGCGCTCGTCGGCCGCATGGCGGACAGCTTCAGCCGTCTGGTGACGCAGCACCTCCAGCTGGCGCGCCTGGAGCTCACGGAGGACGTGAAGTCCATGGGCATGAACGTGGCGATGATCGCCGCCTTCGTGCCCTTCATCCTGGTGGGCTACGCCTTCGTCTGCGGGGCCCTGGCGGCGGTGTTGTCCCAGTGGCTGGGGTGGGCCGGCGCGCTCGGCGCGGTGGGCCTGCTCAACCTGGTGGGCGGCGGCGGCGGCATCGGGTGGGCGCTGTACCGGCTGAAGGCGCGCCGGATGATGGACGACACGACGGACGAGCTGTCCCGTAGCATGGCCGCGCTGACGTCGGCCGCGCCGGCGCCGGCCGGCAACACGCTCCAGGGAGCGGAGCGGCCTCTGTTCAAGGAGTCCCCGAATGGGCGGTAGCAATGGACACCCCAAGCCCGTCGCGCCTCGCACCAGCGCGATGCTGCGCGCGGACATCGAGCGCACGCGGGCGGAGCTGGCCACGTCGGTGAGCGCGCTGCGCGAGGAGGTCGCGGTGGCGGCGGACTGGCGCGAGTGGGTGCGCCGCCATCCCTATGCCTGCGTGGGCGCGGCGCTCGCCGTGGGCTTCCTGCTGGGCTCGCGGCGCTGAGCGCGCGGCCCGGACGTTTTTCTTCCCAACGCATCGACCGAAGGAGACGCATTTCATGGACGTCAACGCGCAGCAGATGGCCGACCGGGCCCGGCAGTTCCAGGACCGCGTCGTGCCGCAGATCGACGAGGCCCGGCAGAACCTGGTCGACATGAACAACCGCGTGGTGAGCTTCATCCGCGCCAACCCCGGCACCTGCCTGTTGGGCGCGGTGGCGGTGGGCTTCCTCATCGGCCGCATTGCGTCGCGCCGCTAGCGACAGAGGGCACTCATGGCGAACTATCCAGGGGCTTCAGGTGATGGCAACTCCCCGGGCCGGGAGCGCGGCTCGGACGCGGGCTTCGGCCAGCGGGTGGACCAGATCGGCTCGGAGGCGCAGCAGCTGTTCAGCGACGCGCGGGGCGCGGTGGAGGACCTGGGGCAGACCCTGGACCTGCGCGGCCGCGTCGAGCGCAATCCCTACGGGATGATGGTGGCCGCGCTGGGCGTGGGCTACGTGCTGGGCGGGGGCCTCTTCACCCCGTTGACGGCGCGCATCCTCCGGCTGGGCGTGCGGCTGGCCGCGCTGCCGTTCGTCAAGGACGAGCTGCTCGGCATGGCCGAGACGGCCTTCCAGGGCTATCAGGCGGGCCGCTCGGGCTTCGCGCCGTCGCCGTCCCCGGCTCGCGAGGGCTCCGCGGCGGCGGACGCCAACGCCGCGGGCACGCCGCGTCCGCCGTCCTACTGAGCCGCTCGCCTCATCCTCCTTCCCCAACCCCAACCCCGTCACCTCCGGAGCCTTCGATGAACCTCAACTCCCTCAAGAAGATGGACAAGGACGACCTGCTCAACCTCATCGGCCTGGAGACGCGTCGCAGCACGGCCGAGGACGTGGTGCCCCTGCTGGGCGCGTTCGCCGCTGGCCTGCTCGTGGGCGCCGGCCTGGGCCTGCTGCTCGCGCCCAAGCCGGGCAACCAGCTTCGCGACGACCTGCGGCAGAAGCTGCAGAGCGGCCAGGACTACCTCGCCAACACGCTGCAGCGCGGGGAGGGCGCGCAGTCGCAGGGCGCCTCCTCGTCGCGCACGACCTGAGCGCCGCGCGTCGGCGCGGACCAGGACTTTCCGGGCCTCCATCCACGCCCCACTCGGGCGTCGGGTGGGGGCCCGCGTGTTCTCCGGGCGGGTGTAGACTCGGCCGCCGTGAGCGAGACGACCAAGGATGGAGGGGCGCTGGGGCCGGTGGGGCCGGAGAGCGCGCTGACGCGGCTGCGCGCGGTGGAGACGCTCGAGTCCGGCTACGAGGCGTGGCTGGAGCTGAAGCTGGAGCACGCCGCGGCGCGCGCCCGCTTCCGCGAGGAGCGCGAGAAGCTGGACCAGCAGGGCTCGTTCCTGCTCGGCGCGGTGCGGGCCGCGGGCATGGAGCCCACGCCCGCAACGGAGCCGGGCCTGGTCCCCGGGACGGCCGCCGCGGGCGACTTCCTGCGCGAGGCAGAGGCGCGCCTCTCCTCCACGCGCGCCGCCCTGTCCGAGCGCGAGGCCGCCTCCGAGTTCCGCTACACCGAGGCGTTCGCGGAGATCCGCCGCACGCTGCGTGAGCGCGTCCAGCGCCACCTCGCGGTCCACCGTCCCAGGTTGACCCTGCTGCTGCGCCGCGTGGGGACGGAGCGCTCCATCCTCCACGTCGAGCGGCTGTCGGGGGACACGCCGGTGTTGCTGTGCTTCCTGTTCACCGGGCGGATTGCGTCGCGCCACGGCTTCCTGTTGGACGACTCCACGGAGGACGTCGCGCTACCGCCCGCCCCCCTCTACCCGGACGAGGGCGTGGCGGCGGCGGACCTGCGCCCCGACGCCGCGGCGCTGGAGGCGCGGGTGCGCGGGGCCGGCGAGGTGCTGCCCGTGAAGGGGATGCTCCCGCTGACGGTGCCGCGCCCCGGAGGGGGCGAGGACTTCTTCCGGCTGCTCCAGCGCGGGGCGGTGCTGGAGGTGGAGGTCGCCGAGGGGACGTCGTTCCGCAACGTCCTCACGCGCGAGGAGTCCGAGCGCTTCGCGGGCCACCTGTTGCGGCTCAAGCTCTCCGGCCGCATCGAGCTGGACCTCGAGGCGGGGTGAGCACCCGCAGGCACGGGCGCTAGCGCGTGTGGACCACGCCCACGTCGGCGGTGCCCACGAGCATGGCGCTGCCGATGAAGAGGTTGTCGGACTCGGCGCCGCCCAGGCGCACGGACTGGAAGATGACCAGGTAGAGCGCGTTGCGCTCGGGGAAGGCGGAGCCCGGAATCGTCACCCGCGCCTCGCGGTAGCTGCCCGGCACGGCGACCAGCTGGAGGAACTCCATGGGCGTGGTGGGCATGCTGGAGTACGTCGGCTCGCCCTTCTGTCCATCCGAGCTCAGCGGCACCACCGTCACGAAGCCCAGCGTGCGGTCCTGATTCCCGGGCGGCGCGGCGCGGTCGAAGGAGAGGGCGGCGTTCGCGTCGAGCGTCACGTACGCGGCGCCATTCGGACGGAACGCGGCGATGGACTCCTTCACGGGCGCGTCGTCGACCTGCCCGACGTAGCGCTTGCCGTCCTTGCTGGCGATGAACTGGTACGTGGCGCCGGACTGGTAGGTCAGCTTCTCGTCCTCGCCGCCGATGCTGGTGAGGCTGTAGCTGCCCGACCCATCCTCCGACAACGCCGTGGCCACGCCGCCCACCGGCTGCACGGAGGCCTTCGCGCCGGACACGCCCGAGGGCTGCGAGTCGTCGCCGTCCTTCGAGCCGAAGAACACGAGCGCCGCCGTCTGCGCGGGGAAGGTGAGGGTGTCGCCGCCGTCGCGGGGCCACGTCCCCCCGTCGAAGCCCGCCGTCGCCCCGGCGGAGACCTCCACCTCCGGCGTCGCGAACAGGGTGCCCACCATGACGTGGTCCGCGGTGAGCTGCGCGCCCGTCTTCTCCAGGTCGCAGGCCAGGGGGGCAAGGGAGGTAGCGGCGAGTGCGGCGGCGAGCAGGAGGCGTTTCATCGAGATTTCCCCGGGTTGCGACGAATGGTGGGAGCATAGCAGGGCCTCGTGACGCGAAGCCCGCGCGCTCGACGTCTCGGGGTATCCTGCCGCGCAACCGTGCAAGGTCACCGTGTCCACTCCGCGAGCCGGCGCTTCTTCAAGCGGCTCGGCTTCTCCCTGGCGATGGCCGCTTTCTTCGGCTGTGTGCTGGGGCTGCTCGTGTACCTGCGCGCGCCGCAGCCCGCGGCCCCCCGCGAGGACTCGCCCGCGTGGATGCCGTCCGGGGCGGTGGAGGTCGCGCAGGAGTGGCTGGAGGGGCTGGAGCGCTATACCTACGACTGGCGGGTGCTGGAGCTGGGGGCCCGCTCGGAGCGCCCGGACGAGGCCGTCGTCGTGGCCATCGACGACGAGACGCTCGCCGAGGCGCGCCAGGACGACCGGCCGGGCGTGGCCACCCAGCCCTGGCCCCGGCAGCTCGTCGGCGGGATGGTGCACCGGCTCGTGCAGGAGGGCGCGTTGCTGGTG
This sequence is a window from Myxococcus stipitatus. Protein-coding genes within it:
- a CDS encoding phage holin family protein, producing MHVGSEQTERGIAALVGRMADSFSRLVTQHLQLARLELTEDVKSMGMNVAMIAAFVPFILVGYAFVCGALAAVLSQWLGWAGALGAVGLLNLVGGGGGIGWALYRLKARRMMDDTTDELSRSMAALTSAAPAPAGNTLQGAERPLFKESPNGR
- a CDS encoding endonuclease/exonuclease/phosphatase family protein, which translates into the protein MELTLVSYNIHSGIGTDGRFDLERVGGVLREVGADIVALQEVGDFRGRTSREDQPEYLAHRLGMHMAFGPNVVRDGRRYGNAILTRLPIVHSKNYDLSVGRREPRGALRCDLDLGDGQQLHVFSLHLGLRVSERRRQEALLLGSDILRDAVRKDPAVVCGDFNYWGNGAVPSLVRKAIHDAALALHSPARTYPTRLPLLRLDRIYVDSGVRPLAIFPHRTRLSRVASDHLPLVLRFEAPIAVAPSRSAPVQLIG
- a CDS encoding YtxH domain-containing protein, with the protein product MNLNSLKKMDKDDLLNLIGLETRRSTAEDVVPLLGAFAAGLLVGAGLGLLLAPKPGNQLRDDLRQKLQSGQDYLANTLQRGEGAQSQGASSSRTT
- a CDS encoding DUF3618 domain-containing protein, which codes for MGGSNGHPKPVAPRTSAMLRADIERTRAELATSVSALREEVAVAADWREWVRRHPYACVGAALAVGFLLGSRR